The proteins below are encoded in one region of Flammeovirga kamogawensis:
- a CDS encoding T9SS type A sorting domain-containing protein: MLLFLSYSGVAQTFDINYKTPTTLGTISDPLINEASGLAISYSTNDAFWLHNDSGDGPNLWLINKSGDVLNHGIVKQKNGNNASSRDWEDIASFEKDGKSYLIIGNFGDNPVNKTEYYLYILEEPEYNAQSTNDNAYEILKTITYQYENGSQNCESIGVDVENEQIILVSKSSVGGNKIVYELPLSVTSDDITTTAKIIGQFPMDGTTAMDISNDGQHAIVLTYKDAYEFTRYEGATWEDAFKRAPRQITMPVRNGGEAIAYGKNAIDLYLVREGKSSPVWLVEGEVEQGVLFQVDMRLQTDLYNKQVWVNIEGQANPILMTDHDENGIFAAKVDLPLNTEYVYSFSYQNGESTDNDIVVENTASACANDNGKREVYIGKKNLLLKKVIFNNCDESPNFYIIDHCESVSGWKNAGLSLNTSDKKQGNASVEYSGDQNVEFEKILAEPTHANGTEEGTVLEFWYYISDVSKLDASNQVEITSSGKSDTDEYGWNIDKNNLVNGWNFMELKISEANKTGNPDLTAINYFRLYRKKTGAITSRIDDIQLIGENNPRESDASLSSITIDYGKFTEAFSPGILTYTVEIPFGIETPPTVSATATQLGKAVMTVQQAATMTETATIDVTSEDGTNQRTYTIAFVSSDGKYLDPCEDKTGWNPGAIILNSEDNKQGEYCFENTTSDNLEFSKNFSTPHNANGTPKDVTLSFWYYVSDVSLFDEANQVEITSSGKADEDEYSWSITKSNLNTGWNHIQLNVGEAAITGNPDLEAINFFRIYRKKTGSVTTRIDAINLYGESEEDKEDEENEETKSNDANLGSLNINNGTLSPSFSSDILDYTVEVPEGATNIPEVTATASDQENASILITQANSLEDKTTIEVTAEDGTTKTYTITFLVNIPTSISVNKADLGLYIFPNPIIDVLTIRSQSDLQKVEIYTIGGHKKYSINTLSTVVKINIQHWEKGIYILKITTKEGKILTQKVIK, encoded by the coding sequence ATGCTTTTATTCCTGAGTTATTCGGGGGTTGCACAAACTTTTGATATCAATTACAAAACACCTACTACATTAGGAACAATCTCTGATCCACTTATTAATGAAGCTAGTGGATTGGCAATTTCTTATAGTACGAATGATGCTTTTTGGTTACATAACGATTCTGGTGATGGACCAAATCTTTGGTTAATTAATAAATCTGGTGATGTTCTCAATCATGGTATTGTAAAACAAAAAAATGGAAACAATGCTAGTTCTAGAGATTGGGAAGACATCGCTTCTTTTGAAAAAGATGGAAAATCATACCTAATTATCGGCAATTTTGGTGATAACCCTGTCAATAAAACAGAATACTACCTTTATATTCTTGAGGAACCTGAATATAATGCACAAAGCACTAATGATAATGCCTATGAAATCTTAAAAACAATTACTTATCAATATGAAAATGGATCTCAGAACTGTGAATCTATTGGTGTAGATGTTGAAAACGAACAAATAATATTGGTAAGTAAATCGAGTGTTGGTGGAAATAAAATTGTCTATGAATTACCTCTTTCTGTTACTTCTGATGACATTACAACTACAGCAAAAATAATTGGTCAGTTTCCGATGGATGGTACAACGGCTATGGATATTTCTAATGACGGACAACATGCTATAGTACTTACATATAAAGATGCTTACGAATTTACAAGATATGAAGGGGCAACATGGGAAGATGCTTTTAAAAGAGCACCTCGACAAATAACTATGCCTGTAAGAAATGGTGGTGAAGCCATTGCGTATGGTAAAAATGCAATAGATTTATATTTGGTGAGAGAAGGTAAATCTTCTCCTGTTTGGCTTGTAGAAGGAGAAGTGGAACAAGGTGTCTTATTTCAAGTAGATATGCGTCTTCAAACAGATCTATACAACAAACAGGTTTGGGTGAATATTGAAGGTCAAGCTAACCCAATATTAATGACCGATCATGATGAAAATGGTATTTTTGCGGCTAAAGTAGATTTACCTTTAAACACTGAATATGTGTATTCATTTAGTTATCAAAATGGAGAAAGTACTGACAATGATATTGTTGTAGAAAACACAGCTTCAGCTTGTGCGAATGACAATGGTAAACGTGAAGTTTATATTGGAAAGAAAAATCTTTTACTTAAAAAAGTAATTTTTAATAACTGTGATGAAAGCCCTAATTTTTATATCATTGATCATTGTGAATCTGTTTCAGGGTGGAAAAACGCAGGCTTATCATTAAATACTTCAGATAAGAAACAAGGTAATGCTTCAGTAGAATATTCAGGTGATCAAAATGTAGAATTTGAAAAAATCCTTGCAGAGCCAACACACGCAAACGGTACTGAAGAAGGGACAGTTTTAGAATTTTGGTATTATATATCAGATGTTTCTAAATTGGATGCTTCTAATCAAGTTGAAATTACAAGTTCAGGTAAATCTGACACAGATGAATATGGTTGGAACATTGATAAAAACAACCTTGTAAATGGATGGAACTTCATGGAATTAAAAATCAGTGAAGCCAACAAAACAGGAAATCCAGATCTTACAGCGATTAACTACTTCAGATTATACAGAAAAAAGACTGGAGCTATCACTTCACGTATTGATGACATTCAACTTATTGGTGAAAATAACCCTAGAGAAAGTGATGCAAGTTTATCTTCAATAACCATTGATTACGGTAAATTTACTGAAGCTTTTAGTCCTGGTATTTTAACCTATACTGTGGAAATTCCTTTTGGAATTGAAACCCCTCCTACTGTTTCAGCAACTGCAACACAACTTGGAAAAGCAGTAATGACTGTTCAACAAGCGGCTACAATGACTGAAACGGCTACAATCGATGTAACTTCAGAAGACGGTACAAATCAACGTACATATACTATAGCTTTTGTATCATCTGATGGTAAATATTTAGATCCTTGTGAAGATAAAACTGGTTGGAATCCTGGTGCTATTATTTTAAATAGCGAGGATAATAAACAAGGTGAATATTGTTTTGAAAATACTACTAGTGACAATTTAGAGTTTTCTAAAAATTTCTCTACTCCACATAATGCTAATGGAACTCCAAAAGACGTCACATTATCATTTTGGTACTATGTTTCTGATGTTTCTCTTTTTGATGAAGCAAATCAAGTTGAAATTACAAGTTCAGGCAAAGCAGATGAAGATGAATACAGTTGGAGTATTACTAAAAGTAATCTAAATACAGGATGGAATCACATTCAATTAAATGTTGGTGAAGCAGCAATAACAGGTAACCCTGATTTGGAAGCGATTAACTTCTTCAGAATTTACAGAAAGAAAACAGGAAGTGTAACTACTCGTATTGATGCTATCAACCTTTATGGGGAAAGTGAAGAGGATAAAGAGGACGAGGAAAATGAAGAGACAAAATCTAACGATGCTAATTTAGGTAGCCTAAATATAAATAACGGTACCTTGAGTCCCTCATTTTCTTCAGACATATTGGATTACACAGTAGAAGTACCGGAAGGAGCAACAAACATTCCCGAAGTTACTGCAACTGCATCAGACCAAGAAAATGCTTCTATTCTTATTACACAAGCAAATTCTTTAGAAGATAAGACTACAATAGAAGTAACTGCAGAAGATGGAACAACTAAAACTTATACCATTACTTTTTTAGTAAATATACCTACATCTATTTCGGTAAATAAAGCTGATCTAGGTCTTTATATTTTTCCAAATCCAATCATTGATGTACTGACAATTCGTAGTCAATCTGATTTACAAAAAGTAGAAATTTATACAATTGGTGGTCATAAAAAATATTCAATAAATACATTATCAACTGTTGTTAAAATCAATATCCAACATTGGGAGAAAGGTATTTATATTTTAAAAATCACAACCAAAGAAGGGAAAATACTAACTCAAAAGGTTATAAAGTGA
- a CDS encoding fibronectin type III domain-containing protein: protein MNKKNILFYLFILFAQFSFAKDIYVSADGSNENGGTSLEDAYADLNKAFITSAHDDIIYVDGTAGVIYHPTAFGIGRRLSIIGINNAIIDTKLEDDSQNKFFNYTHKDVDAYLNVENITFINGNGHFNGAAQIGGGFLINTTGVATFKNCIFKSNSSPKHGGVFAIQQGTINFQSCVFEENTIEGVFNGGAIYAETTLPVEITVSDCLFKNNSIGGNGGAVATLFKDVDSENIIFDKSLKISNSTFYNNSSTKSGGALCDISSGAGTIEIENVTINGNTTVGNAGNCGGLYLNASTVNYLIENSIVYGNTTQLNGNAISDLSINDAASITIKASIFGGIIKNDVLIIEDADNDATSIDEISIYGSVSSAVNENVPELALTFNEADGVISFASDALPINFADASLLTGSDDHAYLTDQLGNVRRVVEGKFDAGAYQLDGVATVEEVVNDNVAPTDPSNITFSNIGETSFDVSWEASTDAVMFGYYEIQLDDTTPITTSALSTSFSGLTLNTEYTVKVKAVDYKGNTSNIVEVKQTTAGAITPVVPTNLQVSSVTATSATVSWESSVASGLSYVVFYDGKEEEVSALTYKLEGLTPGTEYSVTVKSKNATDEFSEASEPLVFSASSHVSQTYYVSAAGSNDNDGLTAETSLSTFLSAYNKSLDSDVIVIDGEIEYSTSIGIQKNLTIRGINNATLDAKNALKFFNFNKEEEGSYLILENIHFKNANGKYNGASVETGGAMTLNSPGMVTISGCTFENNNSSLNGGVITIQNGEIVISKSVFNYNSNIIDESKPNGGVIHLSSTTNSVSLTIDQSVFKNNVSQTHGGVLNVETNEANGHSFDIDILNSTFYGNQTNAAGGVIFLGNKGEGTLDLVNVTMAKNSTLATSGNSGAIRSINDLAVVTINNSLIFDNKSNYGSETEVMSDLSTNGSANFTLNNSIIGAIVNGNIASLNGANYLNGKVSGTVASEIPDLVVEDITENNVVPFASDAIAVNFGSAALLSAKPAHGTYLVDQLDNVRNVVEGAIDIGAYQINGAFNVEDVTNDVSFPSDVANIVFAEVMYNSFEVSWDASTDNVGVAHYQVQLNDEETIDVFGTNYKFEELTAETAYLVKVIAVDVAGNSSNVMSESVTTLEKPTSFPTPVVPSNVSISEISQTSATVTWDNPEVEGLSFEVKVGDEIYETSEFSYMLEGLTANTDYEVAVLSKNEIDEKSSLTEAIAFKTLEEIVDTQKTLYVSSTGNNENDGLSLENAVLDLVKAHSLAANGDKIIIDGTVTHTTFFGISKSLEIVGQNNATLDGGNLTKFFIHNDTEEDAYLKIENISFKNGNGEVPFEGNKVAQLGGAILVKTAGTIDIKNCTFENNTAALGGGALAIQSGTLNIISSSFIGNKTAVVNKNGGAILVNSGQGVCNVNIYQTLFKDNVSLGHGGAMIIEGVTNDAHIFIQNSTIYNNETANAGGAFLIAGKDEENKGTLTLENTTVANNYTINNSGNAGGIRVVNTAFEVLINNSIIFNNKYNYGQDTESNSDISFKVGVKSVINSSIISAVLESDNNEPSTGDGRTKAGILVGATITGAPSLSLNEINADGVVSFADNSLAVGYAKAEYFTKREGTSFVTDQLNNLRVVQNDRIDCGAFQLNGKVNADELENDNAAPTAPSNVSFPSVRVNSITLKWDASTDDVAVSHYLISIGEEEPITTVLNEHTFTDLEELTNYSFKLLAVDYLGNESEIVTVEQETDGVRVPLVPTNIEVLNITSNSARVSWDIADITGLSFVVSLQGEWMETTDTFIDLTNLDSNREYSVTVFTKNEIGEVSAESEAIFFNTLTEEEDPISSIDLNQIQFDAYPNPSSYEMTINVGLNQYAVEVYDTSGRKVYNTEVEGSDFKLKLKTGIYILRVVSNENVLTKRIVFN from the coding sequence ATGAACAAAAAAAATATACTCTTTTACTTATTTATACTCTTTGCCCAATTTTCATTTGCGAAAGATATATACGTATCTGCAGATGGAAGTAATGAAAATGGAGGGACATCTTTAGAAGATGCGTATGCTGATTTAAATAAAGCATTTATTACGTCAGCACATGATGACATTATATATGTTGATGGGACTGCTGGTGTAATTTATCATCCAACTGCTTTTGGTATTGGAAGGAGACTGTCGATTATTGGGATAAATAATGCCATAATTGATACTAAATTAGAAGATGACTCACAAAATAAATTCTTTAATTATACTCATAAAGATGTTGATGCATACTTAAATGTTGAAAATATTACATTTATAAATGGAAATGGACATTTTAATGGAGCTGCTCAAATTGGAGGAGGGTTTCTCATTAACACAACAGGTGTAGCTACTTTTAAAAATTGTATTTTTAAATCAAACTCATCACCAAAACATGGTGGTGTATTTGCCATTCAGCAAGGTACTATAAATTTCCAATCATGCGTATTTGAAGAAAATACTATAGAAGGAGTTTTTAATGGTGGAGCTATTTATGCAGAAACAACTTTACCAGTTGAGATTACTGTGTCTGATTGTTTATTTAAGAATAACTCAATCGGAGGTAATGGGGGTGCTGTTGCAACACTATTTAAAGATGTAGACTCTGAAAATATAATTTTTGACAAAAGTTTAAAAATTTCAAATTCTACATTTTATAATAACTCATCTACTAAATCTGGAGGAGCATTATGTGACATAAGCTCAGGTGCTGGAACTATTGAAATTGAAAATGTTACTATAAATGGTAATACCACTGTAGGTAATGCAGGTAATTGTGGTGGGCTGTACCTAAATGCTTCAACAGTTAATTATTTAATTGAAAATAGTATTGTTTATGGAAATACAACACAGTTAAATGGAAATGCAATTTCAGATCTATCAATAAATGACGCAGCAAGTATAACAATCAAGGCATCTATATTTGGGGGAATCATTAAAAATGATGTCTTAATTATTGAAGATGCAGATAATGATGCTACTTCAATTGATGAAATATCTATATATGGATCTGTATCTTCTGCTGTAAATGAAAATGTACCTGAATTAGCTCTTACGTTTAATGAAGCAGACGGTGTTATTTCTTTTGCTTCAGACGCACTTCCAATCAACTTCGCAGATGCTTCTTTATTAACAGGAAGTGATGACCACGCTTACCTTACTGATCAATTAGGAAATGTAAGAAGAGTAGTTGAAGGTAAATTTGATGCGGGTGCTTACCAATTAGATGGTGTAGCAACTGTTGAAGAAGTAGTAAACGATAATGTTGCTCCAACTGATCCAAGTAATATTACATTTTCTAATATAGGTGAAACTAGTTTTGATGTTTCATGGGAAGCATCTACAGATGCCGTTATGTTTGGTTATTATGAAATACAATTAGATGATACAACGCCAATAACTACAAGTGCATTATCAACATCTTTTAGTGGGTTAACTTTAAATACTGAATATACAGTAAAAGTAAAAGCAGTAGATTATAAAGGTAATACATCTAACATTGTTGAAGTAAAACAAACTACTGCAGGAGCGATTACTCCAGTGGTACCTACAAATCTTCAGGTATCGAGCGTTACAGCAACATCTGCAACAGTATCTTGGGAGTCTAGTGTAGCTAGTGGTTTAAGTTATGTAGTCTTTTATGATGGTAAAGAAGAAGAAGTATCTGCTTTAACTTATAAGCTAGAAGGTTTAACTCCAGGTACTGAGTATTCAGTTACAGTTAAATCAAAAAATGCTACAGATGAATTTTCAGAAGCTAGTGAACCTCTAGTATTTAGTGCATCATCTCATGTATCTCAAACATATTATGTTAGTGCTGCCGGAAGTAATGATAATGATGGTTTAACAGCAGAGACTTCTCTTTCTACATTTTTAAGCGCTTACAACAAATCATTAGATAGTGATGTAATTGTAATTGATGGTGAAATTGAATATTCTACATCAATTGGTATCCAGAAAAACTTAACGATTAGAGGAATTAACAATGCGACTCTAGATGCTAAAAATGCATTAAAGTTTTTTAATTTCAATAAGGAAGAAGAAGGCAGTTATTTAATTCTTGAGAATATCCATTTCAAAAATGCAAATGGTAAATATAACGGAGCATCTGTTGAAACAGGTGGTGCAATGACACTTAACTCACCTGGTATGGTGACTATTTCAGGATGTACTTTTGAAAACAATAATTCTTCACTTAATGGAGGTGTGATTACTATCCAAAATGGTGAGATAGTAATTAGCAAATCAGTTTTCAATTATAACAGTAACATTATTGATGAGTCAAAACCAAACGGAGGTGTTATTCATCTTTCATCAACTACAAATTCTGTTAGTTTAACAATTGATCAAAGTGTTTTCAAAAACAATGTATCACAAACTCATGGAGGTGTGTTAAATGTAGAAACAAACGAAGCGAATGGTCATTCATTTGATATTGATATTCTTAACTCAACATTCTACGGAAACCAAACAAATGCTGCCGGGGGTGTAATTTTCCTTGGAAATAAGGGAGAAGGAACTTTAGACCTTGTAAACGTAACCATGGCAAAAAATAGTACTTTAGCTACCTCAGGTAATAGTGGTGCTATTCGTTCTATTAACGATCTAGCAGTTGTTACTATTAATAATTCATTGATTTTTGATAATAAGTCAAACTATGGTTCAGAAACTGAAGTGATGTCAGATTTATCAACCAATGGAAGTGCTAATTTCACTCTAAACAATTCAATCATTGGTGCTATCGTTAATGGTAATATTGCATCCTTAAATGGAGCAAATTATTTAAATGGAAAAGTATCAGGAACTGTTGCATCAGAAATACCAGATTTAGTTGTAGAAGATATTACTGAAAACAATGTTGTTCCTTTTGCAAGTGATGCAATTGCTGTCAACTTTGGTTCTGCAGCATTACTATCTGCTAAACCAGCACATGGAACGTATTTAGTAGATCAATTAGATAACGTAAGAAATGTTGTAGAAGGTGCTATTGATATAGGAGCCTATCAAATTAATGGTGCATTTAACGTAGAAGATGTAACGAACGATGTGTCATTTCCTTCAGATGTAGCAAATATTGTTTTTGCAGAAGTGATGTATAATTCTTTCGAAGTATCATGGGATGCATCCACTGATAACGTAGGTGTTGCTCATTATCAAGTTCAACTAAATGATGAAGAAACAATTGATGTATTTGGTACAAACTATAAATTTGAAGAACTAACGGCAGAAACAGCTTATTTAGTTAAAGTAATTGCAGTGGATGTTGCAGGAAATAGTTCTAATGTGATGAGTGAATCAGTGACTACATTGGAGAAACCTACATCATTCCCAACGCCAGTAGTACCTTCAAATGTAAGTATTTCAGAAATTTCTCAAACTAGTGCAACCGTAACATGGGATAACCCTGAAGTTGAAGGTTTATCATTTGAAGTTAAGGTAGGTGATGAGATATACGAAACATCTGAGTTTTCATATATGTTAGAAGGTCTTACAGCCAACACAGATTATGAAGTAGCTGTATTATCTAAAAATGAAATTGATGAAAAATCATCTTTAACTGAGGCAATAGCTTTCAAAACACTTGAAGAAATTGTCGATACACAGAAAACGCTTTATGTAAGTAGTACAGGTAATAACGAAAATGATGGTTTATCATTAGAAAATGCTGTACTCGATTTAGTAAAAGCTCACTCACTAGCAGCTAATGGTGATAAAATTATAATTGATGGAACGGTTACTCACACTACTTTCTTTGGTATTTCGAAGAGTTTAGAAATTGTAGGTCAAAATAATGCAACATTAGACGGTGGCAACCTTACAAAATTCTTTATCCATAACGATACCGAGGAGGATGCTTATTTAAAGATAGAGAACATCAGCTTTAAAAATGGTAATGGTGAAGTACCTTTTGAAGGAAATAAAGTGGCTCAGCTTGGAGGTGCAATTCTTGTAAAAACTGCAGGTACAATAGATATCAAGAACTGTACATTTGAAAACAACACTGCTGCTCTTGGAGGAGGTGCTTTAGCAATACAGTCAGGTACATTAAACATCATTTCATCTTCATTCATAGGTAACAAAACTGCCGTAGTCAATAAAAACGGTGGTGCCATTTTAGTGAATTCTGGTCAAGGTGTATGTAACGTAAATATTTACCAAACTTTATTTAAAGACAACGTTTCTTTAGGTCATGGTGGAGCAATGATTATTGAAGGTGTAACAAATGATGCCCATATCTTTATCCAGAACTCTACAATCTATAACAATGAAACGGCCAATGCAGGTGGTGCCTTTCTTATTGCTGGAAAAGACGAAGAAAACAAAGGTACTTTAACATTAGAAAATACGACAGTTGCTAATAATTACACAATAAATAACTCTGGTAATGCAGGAGGAATTAGAGTTGTAAACACAGCATTTGAGGTCTTGATTAATAACTCAATTATTTTTAATAATAAGTATAATTACGGACAAGATACCGAGTCGAATTCTGATATATCTTTTAAGGTAGGGGTGAAATCAGTAATTAATTCATCTATTATTAGTGCGGTATTAGAATCAGATAATAATGAACCTTCGACAGGGGATGGTAGAACAAAAGCGGGTATATTAGTAGGAGCTACAATAACAGGTGCGCCTTCTTTATCTCTCAACGAAATTAATGCAGACGGTGTAGTAAGCTTTGCAGACAATTCACTTGCTGTAGGATATGCTAAAGCAGAATATTTCACAAAAAGAGAAGGGACTAGTTTTGTAACTGATCAATTAAATAATCTAAGAGTTGTTCAAAATGACAGAATTGATTGTGGTGCATTTCAATTAAATGGAAAAGTGAATGCAGACGAATTAGAAAATGATAATGCAGCACCAACTGCACCTTCAAATGTTTCATTCCCATCAGTAAGAGTAAATTCAATTACATTAAAATGGGATGCTTCTACAGATGATGTAGCCGTTTCACATTATCTAATTAGTATTGGTGAGGAGGAGCCTATAACAACAGTTCTAAATGAACATACTTTTACTGATTTGGAAGAGTTGACAAATTACTCATTTAAGCTCCTTGCAGTAGATTATTTAGGTAACGAATCTGAAATTGTTACTGTAGAACAAGAAACTGATGGTGTGCGTGTTCCACTAGTTCCTACGAATATAGAAGTACTTAATATTACTTCAAATTCAGCAAGAGTAAGTTGGGATATCGCTGACATAACGGGATTATCTTTTGTGGTTAGCCTTCAAGGAGAGTGGATGGAAACTACAGATACTTTCATAGACCTAACTAACTTGGATAGTAACAGAGAGTATAGTGTTACTGTATTTACAAAAAATGAGATTGGTGAAGTTTCAGCAGAATCAGAAGCAATATTCTTTAATACATTAACAGAAGAAGAGGATCCGATTTCATCTATAGATTTAAATCAAATCCAGTTTGATGCTTATCCAAATCCATCTTCTTATGAAATGACAATTAATGTTGGTCTAAATCAATATGCTGTAGAAGTATATGATACATCAGGAAGAAAAGTTTACAATACTGAAGTTGAAGGATCAGATTTTAAATTGAAATTGAAAACAGGTATTTATATTTTAAGAGTAGTTTCTAACGAAAATGTTCTAACAAAAAGAATTGTGTTTAACTAA
- a CDS encoding DoxX-like family protein yields MKSKIYLYLSISTFCVFIGRATQHLVWDAPFRTLLWDEGLLKGFVENIMGYDWFNYVTSPTTDTWINGSITAFGILYLLAALSVFVLHKEGILKQIGLKLQIFGALGLMFLAFLYSKEKFMQLGQLLEYSAQFTAPLLLWYVITYKEERFPLIFAKVVIALTFICHGLYAVGFYPVPGKFVDMTIATIGVTESTAKTLLLVAGIMDFIVAIGIFIPRIAKPMLIYMVVWGTLTSMARLTGHFHIEFLGNTLLQWLPAVIYRVPHALLPLIILQYLKEYEGSQSLNLREKIPYLIRKVEIVK; encoded by the coding sequence ATGAAATCGAAAATATATTTATATCTCTCTATTAGTACCTTCTGTGTTTTTATAGGTCGAGCAACACAACACCTTGTTTGGGATGCTCCTTTTAGAACTTTATTATGGGATGAAGGACTTTTAAAAGGTTTTGTAGAAAATATAATGGGCTATGATTGGTTCAATTATGTTACAAGCCCAACAACTGATACTTGGATTAATGGAAGTATTACTGCATTTGGAATCTTATACCTGCTTGCCGCATTATCTGTTTTTGTACTTCATAAAGAGGGTATTTTAAAACAAATTGGGCTAAAACTTCAAATTTTTGGTGCTCTAGGATTAATGTTTTTAGCCTTTCTATATTCTAAAGAGAAGTTTATGCAATTGGGGCAATTATTAGAATACTCAGCACAATTTACAGCACCTCTCCTACTATGGTATGTGATAACTTATAAAGAAGAAAGGTTCCCATTAATTTTTGCCAAAGTAGTAATTGCACTTACATTTATTTGTCATGGTTTATATGCAGTAGGTTTTTACCCTGTTCCTGGAAAATTTGTAGATATGACTATCGCTACAATAGGTGTAACAGAAAGTACAGCAAAAACTTTATTGCTTGTAGCAGGGATTATGGATTTTATTGTGGCCATTGGTATTTTTATTCCAAGAATAGCAAAACCAATGCTTATATATATGGTCGTTTGGGGAACGTTAACTTCTATGGCTCGTTTAACAGGGCACTTCCATATTGAATTCTTAGGTAATACTCTTTTACAATGGTTACCAGCTGTTATATACAGAGTACCTCATGCATTACTTCCACTTATAATTCTACAGTATTTGAAGGAATATGAAGGAAGTCAGAGTTTGAATCTCAGAGAAAAAATTCCCTACCTTATCCGTAAGGTTGAAATAGTGAAATAA
- a CDS encoding Ig-like domain-containing protein, which translates to MKLRKLPALLLISSMLFNGACTKDVLPENELENQEELSSSARTALLDGEVVAIQNPLNGANIPLNSTFTVDALTDSNVELLACRLWVDNVYYDVDKEAPYSYDVTNLPLGEHTLMIRANGADGVNHDSELITINVVDANAPGSIEITSIANGDAFTEGEEISITSTHSDGDGIMNVRLWINETYIDVNKEAPYNFTVDNLPVGTHTVVLKMKDLKENVTSSAPVTIEIVEAQEEEILWEDFTLNILPYVRMGGYQDVIFNNSVVGTTEFLILSASHGNPPPGQYTKEAIVQGGEWTKIGYGGDDDKSAEVWVRQVTANNKDDHGQINTKNAAAKLTILSYNGLLNIGATQDLYFFNVKASIDHGGKKGPFLVVIASDNGKESTMSDLNYGYNSNGTPGDDMTMLYLTNEDQFYDNTFSVRGGAVSIQLLR; encoded by the coding sequence ATGAAATTAAGAAAATTACCAGCATTATTACTTATTTCTAGTATGCTCTTCAACGGTGCTTGTACCAAAGACGTACTTCCTGAAAATGAACTTGAAAATCAAGAAGAATTATCCTCTTCTGCTAGAACTGCACTACTTGACGGTGAAGTTGTGGCTATCCAAAATCCACTTAATGGAGCAAACATTCCACTAAATTCTACTTTTACAGTGGACGCTTTGACTGATTCTAATGTAGAATTACTTGCATGTAGACTTTGGGTTGACAACGTATATTATGATGTAGATAAAGAAGCTCCGTATTCTTATGATGTAACCAACCTTCCTTTAGGAGAACATACATTAATGATCAGAGCAAATGGCGCTGATGGTGTGAACCATGACAGTGAATTAATAACAATTAATGTAGTTGACGCTAACGCTCCAGGCTCAATTGAGATTACTTCAATTGCTAATGGAGATGCATTTACAGAAGGTGAAGAAATTTCTATTACTTCTACACATTCTGACGGAGATGGTATAATGAATGTAAGACTATGGATCAACGAGACATACATTGATGTAAATAAAGAAGCTCCTTATAATTTTACTGTAGATAACCTACCTGTAGGTACTCATACTGTAGTCTTAAAAATGAAAGATCTAAAAGAAAATGTTACTTCTAGTGCTCCTGTAACAATTGAAATAGTAGAAGCACAAGAAGAAGAAATTCTTTGGGAAGATTTCACACTCAATATTCTTCCGTATGTAAGAATGGGTGGATACCAAGATGTTATTTTCAATAATAGTGTTGTTGGAACAACTGAATTCTTAATTCTTTCAGCAAGTCATGGTAACCCTCCTCCTGGTCAATATACAAAAGAAGCAATTGTACAAGGTGGCGAATGGACAAAAATTGGTTACGGTGGAGACGACGATAAGAGTGCTGAAGTTTGGGTACGTCAGGTAACAGCCAATAACAAAGATGATCACGGTCAGATTAATACTAAAAATGCTGCTGCTAAATTAACAATACTCTCTTACAATGGTCTACTTAATATTGGAGCTACACAAGATTTATACTTCTTCAATGTAAAAGCAAGCATTGATCATGGTGGAAAAAAAGGACCATTTTTAGTAGTGATTGCATCAGACAATGGAAAAGAATCTACTATGTCAGATCTTAATTATGGATATAATTCTAATGGTACTCCAGGTGATGACATGACAATGTTATACCTTACAAATGAGGATCAATTTTATGATAATACCTTTTCTGTTAGAGGAGGTGCTGTCAGTATTCAATTATTACGTTAA